A portion of the Cryptomeria japonica chromosome 5, Sugi_1.0, whole genome shotgun sequence genome contains these proteins:
- the LOC131043082 gene encoding MFS-type transporter clz9-like, which yields MLTNRYPHGVKFHFVKDKDGDTVINPPQDDITCNTADENVERTNTPLQSSQHHGDKKSNYNGQWTEEDMECAMKDVEDNSYSIRAVGKKWGIPTSTLIFWLSGLTTTKRRGPPMILSLEEELEIVDWCKDMVQLGHGLEIIQLKSHVAHICETRPNPFKNGFPGRSWWIGFCKRHPDLTIRTAEGVQAGRNYGMQVIAKLGSRSVPQILSKSREWITILCCVNAVGHSIPGFYLFKAKRQLKNYIANYEPGACMAAQPHAWMTKEFFLNWLYHFARSISGGVSPTNRHLLIFDSHRSHVALTTIHEARSLGIDLLTLPAHTSHKLQPLDVSVFSPFKAHFKSERSKWMAKHPHIEIRRIELAELASKAFKHALTSENITASF from the exons ATGTTGACGAACCGTTACCCACATGGTGTTAAATTCCATTTCGTGAAGGATAAAGATGGTGACACTGTAATTAATCCACCTCAGGATGACATAACTTGTAATACTGCAGATGAAAATGTAGAAAGAACAAACACTCCTTTACAGTCTTCTCAACATCATGGAGATAAAAAATCCAATTATAACGGTCAGTGGACAGAAGAAGACATGGAATGTGCTATGAAAGATGTTGAAGACAATTCATATTCCATCAGAGCAGTTGGAAAAAAGTGGGGAATTCCTACGAGCACTTTAATATTTTGGCTTTCAGGGCTGACAACAACAAAAAGAAGAGGTCCACCAATGATCCTTTCGTTGGAAGAAGAGCTAGAAATTGTTGACTGGTGCAAAGATATGGTGCAACTTGGTCACGGATTAGAGATCATTCAACTAAAGTCACATGTAGCTCATATATGTGAAACAAGGCCAAATCCATTCAAGAATGGTTTCCCAGGTAGATCATGGTGGATAGGTTTCTGCAAACGCCATCCAGATTTGACAATAAGGACTGCAGAGG GTGTGCAAGCAGGCAGGAACTACGGGATGCAAGTAATTGCAAAGTTGGGTAGTAGAAGTGTCCCACAAATTTTATCAAAGAGCAGAGAGTGGATAACAATTTTATGTTGTGTTAATGCAGTAGGTCATAGCATTCCAGGATTTTATCTTTTCAAGGCCAAAAGACAACTTAAAAACTACATTGCCAACTATGAAccgggagcatgtatggctgcacAACCACATGCTTGGATgacaaaagaattttttttaaattggctATATCACTTTGCCAGATCTATTTCGGGTGGAGTTTCACCCACAAACAGACATCTCCTTATATTTGACAGTCATCGAAGCCATGTTGCTTTGACCACAATCCATGAAGCAAGATCTCTTGGTATTGATCTTCTAACATTGCCTGCCCACACCAGCCACAAATTGCAGCCTCTAGATGTGAGTGTGTTCTCTCCATTCAAGGCACATTTCAAATCTGAAAGgtcaaaatggatggccaaacatCCACACATAGAAATAAGGAGAATTGAATTGGCAGAACTTGCAAGTAAAGCATTCAAACATGCCCTGACATCTGAAAACATCACAGCTAGTTTCTGA
- the LOC131876203 gene encoding pentatricopeptide repeat-containing protein At5g39710-like — translation MIQKGLSPDVVNYSALIHGLHQQSRTKGANRLLFRMMYDDLIPDEVTYDTLVEYCVDENLASNVALIKGLCMKGKMIEAKKVFEAMLEKNSIPNDVAYSVLIHGHCKDGNIQKAFGMYNEMVQLDLIPNILTIIVLIKSLCNEGMIKESSQLLRGVIKGCLAPNPVSRTVMIEQNFEGGNMQEVIKFLTEMLDDGLLPNVVRPLPK, via the coding sequence ATGATACAGAAAGGCCTATCACCAGATGTAGTCAATTACAGTGCACTCATTCATGGACTTCATCAGCAATCTAGGACAAAGGGAGCAAATCGACTCTTGTTCAGAATGATGTATGATGATCTGATTCCTGATGAAGTCACTTATGATACTTTGGTGGAATACTGCGTGGATGAGAATTTGGCGAGCAATGTGGCTCTTATTAAAGGATTATGCATGAAAGGAAAAATGATTGAAGCAAAAAAAGTATTTGAAGCAATGCTAGAGAAAAACTCAATTCCTAATGATGTTGCATACAGTGTACTAATCCATGGACATTGTAAAGATGGAAATATTCAAAAGGCTTTTGGGATGTACAATGAAATGGTGCAGTTGGATTTAATACCTAACATTCTTACCATTATTGTTCTTATTAAAAGCCTTTGCAATGAGGGAATGATTAAGGAATCAAGTCAGCTTTTGCGGGGAGTCATAAAAGGGTGTTTGGCTCCTAATCCTGTTTCACGAACAGTAATGATTGAGCAGAACTTTGAAGGAGGTAACATGCAGGAAGTCATAAAATTTTTGACTGAAATGCTTGATGATGGTCTTCTTCCAAATGTAGTTAGACCCCTGCCAAAGTAG
- the LOC131043072 gene encoding pentatricopeptide repeat-containing protein At5g39710-like — translation MKKKGLTPDKVTYNTLIDGYSKEGDMHEALTLHTEMVWKGLSPDVVTYTALIDRLCKNGSVQRASEFMNKIKEGGLNPDAFTYTALIDKYCNQGDMQKALEIQKEMMDKGFVPSIVTFNFVINGLCLERNIRAAQNVFNDILEKGLVPNMVTYSMLIDRYCKGGNMQEALSLLDELVGKGLVPDVITYSSLIQGFCKEGRLEDA, via the coding sequence ATGAAAAAGAAGGGTTTAACTCCTGATAAAGTGACATACAACACATTGATCGATGGATATTCCAAAGAAGGTGATATGCATGAAGCACTTACACTGCATACTGAAATGGTATGGAAAGGACTTTCGCCAGATGTTGTGACTTACACCGCTCTCATTGATAGACTATGTAAAAATGGCAGTGTGCAAAGAGCAAGCGAATTTATGAATAAAATTAAAGAAGGAGGGTTGAATCCAGATGCTTTTACATATACTGCTTTAATTGACAAATATTGCAATCAAGGAGATATGCAAAAGGCTCTTGAGATTCAAAAGGAAATGATGGATAAAGGATTTGTTCCTTCTATTGTGACATTTAATTTTGTTATCAATGGATTATGTTTGGAACGCAATATAAGGGCAGCACAGAATGTTTTCAATGACATTTTAGAGAAGGGCTTGGTTCCTAACATGGTAACTTATAGTATGCTAATTGATAGGTACTGTAAGGGAGGCAATATGCAAGAGGCATTAAGTTTACTAGATGAGCTTGTTGGAAAAGGCCTTGTTCCAGATGTAATTACCTACTCTTCTCTCATTCAGGGTTTCTGTAAGGAAGGAAGACTAGAAGATGCCTAG